In one window of Corynebacterium mycetoides DNA:
- a CDS encoding Na(+)/H(+) antiporter subunit C: MEANLFLLIGSGVLISAGVYLLLDKAMTRMIMGIMLIGNGANLLLLQSGGQAGSPPILNRDNELYGEQTSDPLAQAMILTAIVISMALVAFMLALAYRQYRYRSDDVVERDVEDRAIAARPVTAAAQPDHDASDDPETGRASALGDEFGPRSFEEPVTEADDDR, encoded by the coding sequence ATGGAAGCGAACCTTTTCCTGCTCATCGGCTCAGGCGTGCTGATCTCGGCCGGCGTGTACCTGCTGCTGGACAAGGCGATGACCCGCATGATCATGGGCATCATGCTCATCGGCAACGGCGCGAATCTGCTACTGCTGCAGTCAGGCGGGCAGGCGGGATCCCCGCCGATCCTCAACCGCGACAACGAGCTCTACGGCGAGCAAACGTCCGACCCGCTCGCCCAGGCGATGATCCTCACCGCGATCGTGATTTCGATGGCGCTCGTGGCATTCATGCTGGCGTTGGCGTACCGCCAGTACCGTTACCGCAGCGATGACGTGGTTGAGCGCGACGTGGAGGATCGCGCCATCGCCGCGCGGCCGGTCACCGCAGCCGCGCAGCCGGACCACGACGCCTCCGATGACCCCGAAACCGGCCGCGCCAGTGCGCTGGGTGACGAGTTCGGCCCCCGCTCCTTCGAAGAACCCGTAACGGAGGCCGACGATGACCGCTGA
- a CDS encoding Na+/H+ antiporter subunit D: protein MTAELFDFAGLVLPYVSYLIPLPILLPAIAAALIFLTGRHLATQRTIAFITLVALAVIAATLLIVADIYGIQTVQIGGWEAPIGITLVADRLATIMLLVSAIVLVAVMWYGISQGLRDGDEDDPVAVFLPVYMLLTMGVNLAFLAGDLFNLYVGFEIFLVASYVLLTLGASPARVSSGIGYVMVSMASSMIFLFALAAIYASVGTINMAHAGERMEALPEGTRTAIFATLLVAFAIKAAAVPLDAWLPDSYPTAASLVTAVFAGLLTKVGVYAIIRMRSTVFTDGSLDGLLMWVALATMIVGIMGALAQNEIKRLLSFTLVSHIGYMIFGVALGTMEGLSGAIFYAVHHVLVQTSLFLVVGLIERQAGTSQLRRLGSLLYTAPVIALLYFIPALNLGGIPPFSGFLGKIMLLEAGAAEGSWLSWVLIGGAVVTSLLTLYAMILVWSKGFVRDRADAPEGHIAIDRPSALSDRQSTVAIEERSDVGRVPPGMLLSTSLLIAASLAITLLAGPMAAVTDRAAESAQDRSIYRDAVLRPGYTDPTRNLDQPTMQEGSDALDMRTTAPGPTSVPPEGESTAPVAEPATQGNPGDGSLQSEAEGE from the coding sequence ATGACCGCTGAGCTCTTTGACTTCGCCGGCTTGGTCCTGCCCTACGTCTCCTACCTCATTCCGCTGCCCATTTTGCTGCCCGCCATCGCGGCGGCACTCATCTTCCTCACCGGACGCCACCTGGCGACGCAGCGCACGATCGCCTTCATCACCCTGGTCGCGCTCGCCGTCATCGCGGCGACCTTGCTGATCGTCGCCGACATCTACGGCATTCAGACGGTGCAGATCGGCGGCTGGGAAGCGCCTATCGGCATCACGCTCGTCGCGGACCGGCTGGCCACGATCATGCTGCTGGTCTCCGCCATCGTGCTGGTCGCCGTCATGTGGTACGGCATCTCGCAGGGGCTTCGCGACGGCGACGAGGATGACCCCGTGGCCGTCTTCCTGCCCGTGTACATGTTGCTGACCATGGGTGTGAACCTGGCGTTCCTCGCCGGGGACCTGTTCAACCTGTACGTCGGGTTCGAGATCTTCCTTGTCGCCTCCTACGTGTTGCTCACCCTCGGCGCCTCCCCGGCGCGCGTGAGCTCGGGCATCGGCTACGTCATGGTGTCCATGGCGTCGTCCATGATCTTCCTGTTCGCCCTGGCGGCGATCTACGCCTCCGTGGGCACCATCAACATGGCCCACGCCGGCGAGCGCATGGAGGCGCTGCCCGAGGGCACCCGCACGGCCATCTTTGCCACCCTGCTCGTGGCGTTTGCCATCAAGGCGGCCGCTGTCCCCCTCGACGCCTGGCTGCCCGACTCCTACCCCACCGCGGCGTCGCTCGTCACCGCCGTGTTCGCCGGCCTGTTGACCAAGGTCGGCGTCTACGCGATCATCCGCATGCGCTCCACCGTGTTCACCGACGGCTCCCTCGACGGGCTGCTCATGTGGGTGGCGCTGGCCACCATGATCGTCGGCATCATGGGCGCCCTGGCGCAAAACGAAATCAAGCGTCTGCTCTCGTTCACCCTGGTCAGCCACATCGGCTACATGATCTTCGGCGTTGCCCTGGGCACCATGGAAGGCCTCTCCGGGGCCATCTTCTACGCCGTCCACCACGTGCTCGTGCAGACCTCTCTGTTCCTCGTCGTCGGGCTCATCGAGCGCCAGGCCGGCACCTCCCAGCTGCGCCGCCTCGGCTCGCTGCTCTATACCGCGCCCGTGATCGCGCTGCTCTACTTCATCCCCGCCCTCAACCTGGGCGGCATTCCCCCGTTCTCCGGTTTCCTGGGCAAGATCATGCTTTTGGAGGCCGGCGCGGCCGAGGGATCGTGGCTGTCCTGGGTCCTCATCGGTGGCGCAGTGGTCACCTCGCTGCTGACGCTCTACGCCATGATCCTGGTCTGGTCGAAAGGCTTCGTGCGCGACCGCGCCGACGCCCCCGAGGGCCACATCGCCATCGACCGGCCGTCGGCGCTGTCGGACCGCCAGTCCACCGTGGCCATCGAGGAGCGTTCCGACGTCGGCCGCGTCCCGCCCGGCATGCTGCTCTCAACCTCGCTGCTCATTGCCGCGTCCTTGGCCATCACGCTGCTGGCCGGCCCCATGGCGGCCGTGACCGACCGCGCCGCCGAATCCGCCCAGGACCGCTCCATCTACCGGGATGCCGTGCTGCGGCCCGGATACACCGACCCGACCCGCAACCTCGATCAGCCCACGATGCAGGAAGGGAGCGACGCCCTGGACATGCGCACCACCGCCCCGGGTCCAACCTCTGTCCCGCCCGAGGGGGAGAGCACCGCGCCCGTCGCCGAGCCCGCGACGCAGGGCAACCCTGGCGACGGCTCACTTCAGTCGGAAGCGGAAGGAGAATAG
- a CDS encoding Na+/H+ antiporter subunit E → MKGFAARLRPLFVLWLTAMWVILMDELSWGNVLGGLALALLIVLALPLPKVPRDHHRVRWSKLAVFVIVWFGDLIVASAKVAWLALRPAAPPRSAILKVPMRVSNELVLYLATCAYNLQPGGSVTDLDIANREWTIHVLNAETEEDIARERRSVAKLERQMIDIFESRG, encoded by the coding sequence ATGAAAGGTTTTGCAGCCCGTCTCCGCCCCCTCTTCGTACTGTGGCTCACGGCGATGTGGGTCATCCTCATGGACGAGCTCAGCTGGGGCAACGTGCTCGGCGGCCTCGCGCTCGCCCTGCTCATCGTGCTAGCGCTGCCCCTGCCGAAGGTGCCGCGCGACCACCACCGCGTCCGCTGGAGCAAACTCGCCGTATTCGTGATCGTGTGGTTCGGCGACCTCATCGTCGCCTCCGCCAAGGTCGCGTGGCTCGCGCTGCGGCCCGCCGCCCCGCCGCGCAGCGCCATCCTCAAAGTGCCCATGCGGGTTTCCAACGAGCTCGTGCTCTACCTGGCCACCTGCGCCTACAACCTGCAGCCCGGCGGCTCCGTCACCGACTTGGACATCGCCAACCGTGAATGGACCATCCACGTCCTCAACGCCGAGACCGAAGAGGATATCGCGCGGGAACGCCGCAGCGTGGCAAAGCTAGAGCGCCAAATGATCGACATCTTCGAAAGCAGGGGCTAA
- a CDS encoding monovalent cation/H+ antiporter complex subunit F, translating into MDPNLYNIFLGIAAAFLVAGLFIIGWRIVVGPNSLDRVLGNDAFTASLQCVLALYICWTIDTTVVNAMIVIALLGFIASLSVARFRRRDDIS; encoded by the coding sequence ATGGACCCGAACCTGTACAACATCTTCCTCGGCATCGCCGCCGCCTTTCTCGTGGCCGGCCTGTTCATCATCGGCTGGCGTATTGTCGTCGGCCCCAACTCGCTCGACCGCGTGCTTGGCAACGACGCCTTCACCGCCTCACTGCAGTGCGTGCTCGCCCTCTACATCTGCTGGACCATCGACACCACCGTGGTCAACGCGATGATTGTCATCGCGCTGCTCGGATTCATCGCCTCGCTGTCCGTGGCCCGCTTCCGCCGAAGGGACGACATCTCATGA
- a CDS encoding monovalent cation/H(+) antiporter subunit G: MITDIISLIFILPGAFMVFSAAVGSVRFKSTLARIHAITKPQTTGLVLMVVGTIIRVIGSPDFGVHERGDIGMLVLLVIFALMTNPVTAQRLGRVSRLEGLYGGEDALTVNERPAPKR; this comes from the coding sequence ATGATCACCGACATCATCTCCCTCATCTTCATCCTCCCCGGCGCATTCATGGTGTTCTCCGCCGCCGTCGGATCCGTGCGTTTTAAATCCACCCTCGCGCGCATCCACGCAATCACCAAACCCCAGACCACCGGCCTGGTGCTCATGGTCGTGGGCACCATCATCCGCGTCATCGGCTCCCCCGACTTCGGTGTCCACGAACGCGGCGACATCGGCATGCTCGTCCTGCTCGTCATCTTCGCGCTCATGACCAACCCCGTCACCGCCCAGCGCCTCGGGCGCGTCTCGCGCCTCGAAGGCCTTTACGGCGGCGAAGACGCCCTCACCGTCAACGAACGCCCCGCCCCGAAGCGCTAA
- a CDS encoding glutamate--cysteine ligase, which translates to MDPFRDFARSPNQTLGVEWEICLVDPQTRDLVPRAAEVIDEVTARHPELHLEREFLQNTIELVTPVCTNAGEAVRFLTDATEKVRAVAEEENLRLWASGGHPFSDFRKQPLSPKITYKEIINRTQYWGQQMMLWGIHCHIGIRHEDRVWPIINAVMTKYPHLLAISASSPGWDGLDTGYASNRTMLYQQLPTAGMPYQFQSWDEWVQFMRDQQTSGVINHTGSMHFDVRPAAKWGTIEVRISDATSNLRELAAIAALTHCLVVHYDRMIDEGKEFPTLQPWHVAENKWRGARYGMEALVITSRATDERWVTEELVDLVDSLQGVAADLGCVEELNLVLEILERGAGYQRQRRLFDVHRDWKPAVDLACDELTSLTWG; encoded by the coding sequence ATGGATCCGTTCCGTGATTTCGCCAGGTCCCCGAATCAGACGCTGGGCGTCGAGTGGGAGATCTGCCTCGTCGACCCGCAGACCCGTGATCTGGTGCCCCGCGCCGCGGAGGTGATCGACGAGGTCACCGCCCGCCACCCCGAGCTGCACTTGGAGCGCGAGTTCCTGCAAAACACCATCGAGCTGGTCACCCCGGTATGCACGAACGCGGGCGAGGCGGTGCGGTTCCTCACCGACGCCACCGAGAAGGTGCGCGCGGTAGCGGAGGAGGAGAACCTGCGGCTGTGGGCGTCGGGCGGGCACCCGTTCTCGGATTTCCGCAAGCAGCCGCTGAGCCCGAAAATTACCTACAAGGAGATCATCAACCGCACCCAGTACTGGGGCCAGCAGATGATGCTGTGGGGCATCCACTGCCACATCGGCATCCGGCATGAGGACCGCGTGTGGCCGATCATCAACGCGGTGATGACCAAGTACCCGCACCTGCTGGCCATCTCGGCGTCGAGCCCGGGGTGGGACGGCCTGGACACGGGGTACGCCTCGAACCGCACGATGCTCTACCAGCAGCTTCCCACCGCGGGCATGCCGTACCAGTTCCAGTCGTGGGACGAGTGGGTGCAGTTCATGCGGGACCAGCAGACATCGGGGGTGATCAACCACACGGGCAGCATGCATTTCGACGTCCGCCCGGCCGCGAAGTGGGGCACCATCGAGGTGCGCATCTCGGACGCGACGTCGAACCTGCGCGAGCTGGCGGCGATTGCGGCGCTGACGCACTGCCTGGTGGTGCACTACGACCGGATGATCGACGAGGGCAAAGAATTTCCCACGCTGCAGCCGTGGCATGTGGCGGAAAACAAGTGGCGTGGCGCGCGCTACGGCATGGAGGCTCTCGTGATTACCAGCCGCGCGACGGACGAGCGCTGGGTCACCGAGGAGCTGGTCGACTTGGTCGACAGCCTCCAGGGCGTCGCCGCCGATCTCGGCTGCGTGGAGGAGTTGAACCTGGTGCTGGAAATCCTCGAACGCGGCGCGGGGTATCAGCGCCAGCGCAGGCTTTTCGACGTCCACCGTGACTGGAAACCGGCCGTCGATCTGGCCTGCGACGAGCTGACCTCCCTGACCTGGGGCTGA